The Tautonia marina genome has a window encoding:
- the fae gene encoding formaldehyde-activating enzyme: MSDRIILRTGEALVEGDEDHLAAEPEVVIGELDGPVGHALANLIGDQVKGHTKVFAILNSDVQVRPVTVMVSKVTVNNARYTNILMGTVQAAVANGVLDAVRAGDLPKDKVNDLGIIYSVWLDPSVVEVESLDHEALFRIHREATAKVIRKAMRHEPSIDWLLENQANVEHYYHRLGLDGEL; the protein is encoded by the coding sequence ATGAGCGACCGCATCATCTTGCGAACTGGCGAGGCCCTAGTTGAAGGGGATGAGGACCATCTGGCCGCTGAGCCCGAGGTGGTGATCGGCGAGCTGGATGGCCCCGTCGGCCACGCTTTGGCAAACCTGATCGGCGACCAGGTGAAGGGGCACACCAAGGTCTTTGCCATCCTGAACAGCGATGTCCAGGTCCGACCCGTGACGGTGATGGTCAGCAAGGTCACGGTCAACAACGCTCGGTACACCAACATCCTGATGGGAACGGTTCAGGCGGCTGTCGCCAATGGCGTGCTCGATGCCGTTCGCGCCGGTGACCTGCCGAAAGACAAGGTCAACGATCTCGGCATCATTTACTCCGTCTGGCTCGATCCGAGCGTCGTCGAGGTGGAATCGCTCGATCACGAAGCGCTCTTCCGCATCCACCGTGAGGCAACGGCCAAGGTCATCCGTAAGGCCATGCGGCACGAGCCCTCCATCGACTGGTTGCTTGAGAATCAAGCCAATGTTGAGCATTATTACCACCGCCTCGGGCTCGACGGTGAGCTGTAA